In Panacibacter ginsenosidivorans, the following proteins share a genomic window:
- a CDS encoding Crp/Fnr family transcriptional regulator translates to MSYILRQQIEKITPLTDKEFEYIFSHFTTKKFKKHQFVVQEGENVPNDFFILDGCLKSYFTDKNGKEHILAFGMQDWWITDYEAYYNQSKATINIDCIEKSELLCLSFQNREKLCAEMHKIEHFFRKKTNKRNVALQQRILSLLSNNAKEKYDQLLQLYPQLFQKVPKQLIASYLGVTRETLSRLNSPTK, encoded by the coding sequence ATGAGCTATATTTTACGGCAACAAATTGAAAAAATAACACCACTTACAGACAAAGAGTTTGAGTATATTTTCTCGCACTTCACGACAAAGAAATTTAAAAAACATCAATTTGTAGTTCAAGAAGGAGAAAATGTGCCAAACGATTTTTTTATTTTGGATGGTTGCTTAAAATCATACTTTACAGACAAAAATGGCAAAGAACATATTCTGGCTTTTGGAATGCAAGACTGGTGGATTACTGACTATGAGGCGTACTACAATCAATCAAAAGCAACTATAAATATTGACTGTATTGAAAAAAGCGAATTACTTTGCTTATCATTCCAGAACAGAGAAAAACTTTGTGCCGAGATGCACAAAATAGAACACTTTTTTAGAAAGAAAACCAATAAACGCAATGTTGCTTTACAGCAAAGAATACTTTCATTGTTGAGCAATAACGCCAAAGAAAAATACGACCAACTACTTCAATTATATCCTCAGCTTTTTCAGAAAGTTCCAAAACAACTTATTGCTTCTTATTTAGGAGTTACAAGGGAAACTCTTAGCCGACTTAATTCTCCAACAAAATAG